From one Pan troglodytes isolate AG18354 chromosome 13, NHGRI_mPanTro3-v2.0_pri, whole genome shotgun sequence genomic stretch:
- the ZFAND2B gene encoding AN1-type zinc finger protein 2B isoform X2, whose amino-acid sequence MEFPDLGAHCSEPSCQRLDFLPLKCDACSGIFCADHVAYAQHHCGSAYQKDIQVPVCPLCNVPVPVARGEPPDRAVGEHIDRDCRSDPAQQKRKIFTNKCERAGCRQREMMKLTCERCSRNFCIKHRHPLDHDCSGEGHPTSRAGLAAISRAQAVASTSTVPSPSRTMPSCTSPSRATTRSPSWTAPPVIALQNGLSEDEALQRALEMSLAETKPQVPSCQEEEDLALAQALSASEAEYQRQQAQSRSSKPSNCSLC is encoded by the exons ATGGAGTTTCCGGACCTCGGCGCTCACTGTTCGGAGCCGAGCTGTCAGCGCTTGG ATTTTCTGCCGCTTAAGTGTGATGCCTGCTCAGGCATCTTCTGCGCAGACCATGTGGCCTACGCCCAGCATCACTGTGGATCTGCTTACCAAAAG GATATCCAGGTACCTGTGTGCCCTCTCTGTAATGTGCCTGTGCCTGTGGCCAGAGGGGAGCCCCCTGACCGTGCTGTGGGAGAGCACATTGACAGAGACTGTCGCTCTGATCCAGCACAGCAAAAACGTAAG ATCTTCACCAATAAGTGTGAGCGCGCTGGCTGCCGGCAGCGAGAAATGATGAAACTGACCTGTGAACGCTGTAGCCGAAACTTCTGCATCAAGCACCGGCATCCACTGGACCATGATTGCTCTGGGGAGGGGCACCCAACCAGCCGGGCAGG ACTTGCTGCCATCTCCAGAGCACAAGCTGTGGCTTCTACAAGCACTGTCCCCAGCCCAAGTCGAACCATGCCTTCCTGTACCTCTCCCAGCAG AGCCACAACCCGATCTCCGTCCTGGACAGCCCCTCCAGTGATTGCTTTGCAGAATGGCCTG AGTGAGGATGAAGCTCTGCAGCGGGCCCTGGAAATGTCCCTGGCAGAGACCAAACCCCAGGTTCCAAG TTGTCAGGAGGAAGAAGACCTAGCTTTAGCACAAGCACTGTCAGCCAGCGAGGCAGAATACCAGCGGCAGCAG GCCCAGAGCCGCAGCTCGAAGCCGTCCAACTGCAGCCTGTGCTAG
- the ZFAND2B gene encoding AN1-type zinc finger protein 2B isoform X1: MEFPDLGAHCSEPSCQRLDFLPLKCDACSGIFCADHVAYAQHHCGSAYQKDIQVPVCPLCNVPVPVARGEPPDRAVGEHIDRDCRSDPAQQKRKIFTNKCERAGCRQREMMKLTCERCSRNFCIKHRHPLDHDCSGEGHPTSRAGLAAISRAQAVASTSTVPSPSRTMPSCTSPSRATTRSPSWTAPPVIALQNGLSEDEALQRALEMSLAETKPQVPSCQEEEDLALAQALSASEAEYQRQQGTQGEEARSTLEGRDKRE; encoded by the exons ATGGAGTTTCCGGACCTCGGCGCTCACTGTTCGGAGCCGAGCTGTCAGCGCTTGG ATTTTCTGCCGCTTAAGTGTGATGCCTGCTCAGGCATCTTCTGCGCAGACCATGTGGCCTACGCCCAGCATCACTGTGGATCTGCTTACCAAAAG GATATCCAGGTACCTGTGTGCCCTCTCTGTAATGTGCCTGTGCCTGTGGCCAGAGGGGAGCCCCCTGACCGTGCTGTGGGAGAGCACATTGACAGAGACTGTCGCTCTGATCCAGCACAGCAAAAACGTAAG ATCTTCACCAATAAGTGTGAGCGCGCTGGCTGCCGGCAGCGAGAAATGATGAAACTGACCTGTGAACGCTGTAGCCGAAACTTCTGCATCAAGCACCGGCATCCACTGGACCATGATTGCTCTGGGGAGGGGCACCCAACCAGCCGGGCAGG ACTTGCTGCCATCTCCAGAGCACAAGCTGTGGCTTCTACAAGCACTGTCCCCAGCCCAAGTCGAACCATGCCTTCCTGTACCTCTCCCAGCAG AGCCACAACCCGATCTCCGTCCTGGACAGCCCCTCCAGTGATTGCTTTGCAGAATGGCCTG AGTGAGGATGAAGCTCTGCAGCGGGCCCTGGAAATGTCCCTGGCAGAGACCAAACCCCAGGTTCCAAG TTGTCAGGAGGAAGAAGACCTAGCTTTAGCACAAGCACTGTCAGCCAGCGAGGCAGAATACCAGCGGCAGCAG GGTACACAGGGAGAGGAGGCCCGGAGCACCCTGGAGGGCAGAGACAAGCGGGAGTGA
- the ABCB6 gene encoding ATP-binding cassette sub-family B member 6 isoform X1, protein MVTVGNYCEAEGPVGPAWTQDGLSPCFFFTLVPSTRMALGTLALVLALPCRRRERPAGADSLSWGAGPRISPYVLQLLLATLQAALPLAGLAGRVGTARGAPLPSYLLLASVLESLAGACGLWLLVVERSQARQRLAMGIWIKFRHSPGLLLLWTVAFAAENLALVSWNSPQWWWARADLGQQVQFSLWVLRYVVSGGLFVLGLWAPGLRPQSYTLQVHEEDQDVERSQVRSAAQQSTWRDFGRKLRLLSGYLWPRGSPALQLVVLICLGLMGLERALNVLVPIFYRNIVNLLTEKAPWNSLAWTVTSYVFLKFLQGGGTGSTGFVSNLRTFLWIRVQQFTSRRVELLIFSHLHELSLRWHLGRRTGEVLRIADRGTSSVTGLLSYLVFNVIPTLADIIIGIIYFSMFFNAWFGLIVFLCMSLYLTLTIVVTEWRTKFRRAMNTQENATRARAVDSLLNFETVKYYNAESYEVERYREAIIKYQGLEWKSSASLVLLNQTQNLVIGLGLLAGSLLCAYFVSEQKLQVGDYVLFGTYIIQLYMPLNWFGTYYRMIQTNFIDMENMFDLLKEETEVKDLPGAGPLRFQKGRIEFENVHFSYADGRETLQDVSFTVMPGQTLALVGPSGAGKSTILRLLFRFYDISSGCIRIDGQDISQVTQASLRSHIGVVPQDTVLFNDTIADNIRYGRVTAGNDEVEAAAQAAGIHDAIMAFPEGYRTQVGERGLKLSGGEKQRVAIARTILKAPDIILLDEATSALDTSNERAIQASLAKVCANRTTIVVAHRLSTVVNADQILVIKDGCIVERGRHEALLSRGGVYADMWQLQQQGQEETSEDTKPQTMER, encoded by the exons ATGGTGACTGTGGGCAACTACTGCGAGGCCGAAGGGCCCGTGGGTCCGGCCTGGACGCAGGATGGCCTGAGTCCCTGCTTCTTCTTCACGCTCGTGCCCTCGACGCGGATGGCGCTAGGGACTCTGGCCTTGGTGCTGGCTCTTCCCTGCAGACGCCGGGAGCGGCCCGCTGGTGCTGATTCGCTGTCTTGGGGGGCCGGCCCTCGCATCTCTCCCTACGTGCTGCAGCTGCTTCTGGCCACACTTCAGGCGGCGCTGCCCCTGGCCGGCCTGGCTGGCCGGGTGGGCACTGCCCGGGGGGCCCCACTGCCAAGCTACCTACTTCTGGCCTCCGTGCTGGAGAGTCTGGCCGGCGCCTGTGGCCTGTGGCTGCTTGTCGTGGAGCGGAGCCAGGCACGGCAGCGTCTGGCAATGGGCATCTGGATCAAGTTCAGGCACAGCCCAGGTCTCCTGCTCCTCTGGACTGTGGCGTTTGCAGCTGAGAACTTGGCCCTGGTGTCTTGGAACAGCCCACAGTGGTGGTGGGCAAGGGCAGACTTGGGCCAGCAG GTTCAGTTTAGCCTGTGGGTGCTGCGGTATGTGGTCTCTGGAGGGCTGTTTGTCCTGGGTCTCTGGGCCCCTGGACTTCGTCCCCAGTCCTATACATTGCAGGTTCATGAAGAGGACCAAGATGTGGAAAGGAGCCAG GTTCGGTCAGCAGCCCAACAGTCTACCTGGCGAGATTTTGGCaggaagctccgcctcctgagtggCTACCTGTGGCCTCGAGGGAGTCCAGCTCTGCAGCTGGTGGTGCTCATCTGCCTGGGGCTCATGGGTTTGGAACGGGCACTCAACGTGTTGGTGCCTATATTCTATAGGAACATTG TGAACTTGCTGACTGAGAAGGCACCTTGGAACTCTCTGGCCTGGACTGTTACCAGTTACGTCTTCCTCAAGTTCCTCCAGGGGGGTGGCACTGGCAGTACAG GCTTCGTGAGCAACCTGCGCACCTTCCTGTGGATCCGGGTGCAGCAGTTCACGTCTCGGCGGGTGGAGCTGCTCATCTTCTCCCACCTGCACGAGCTCTCACTGCGCTGGCACCTGGGGCGCCGCACAGGGGAGGTGCTGCGGATCGCGGATCGGGGCACATCCAGTGTCACAGGGCTGCTCAG CTACCTGGTGTTCAATGTCATCCCCACGCTGGCCGACATCATCATTGGCATCATCTACTTCAGCATGTTCTTCAACGCCTGGTTTGGCCTCATTGTGTTCCTGTGCATGAGTCTTTACCTCA CCCTGACCATTGTGGTCACTGAGTGGAGAACCAAGTTTCGTCGTGCTATGAACACACAGGAGAACGCTACCCGGGCACGAGCAGTGGACTCTCTGCTAAACTTCGAGACG GTGAAGTATTACAACGCCGAGAGTTATGAAGTGGAACGCTATCGAGAGGCCATCATCAAATATCAG GGTTTGGAGTGGAAGTCGAGCGCTTCACTGGTTTTACTAAATCAGACCCAGAACCTGGTGATTGGGCTCGGGCTCCTCGCCGGCTCCCTGCTTTGCGCATACTTTGTCAGTGAGCAGAAGCTACAG GTTGGGGACTATGTGCTCTTTGGCACCTACATTATCCAGCTGTACATGCCCCTCAATTGGTTTGGCACCTACTACAG GATGATCCAGACCAACTTCATTGACATGGAGAACATGTTTGACTTGCTGAAAGAGGAGACAGAA GTGAAGGACCTTCCTGGAGCAGGGCCCCTTCGCTTTCAGAAGGGCCGAATTGAGTTTGAGAACGTGCACTTCAGCTACGCCGATGG GCGGGAGACTCTGCAGGACGTGTCTTTCACTGTGATGCCTGGACAGACACTTGCCCTG GTGGGCCCATCTGGGGCAGGGAAGAGCACAATTTTGCGCCTGCTGTTTCGCTTCTACGACATCAGCTCTGGCTGCATCCGAATAGATGGGCAGGACATTTCACAG GTGACCCAGGCCTCTCTCCGGTCTCACATTGGAGTTGTGCCCCAAGACACTGTCCTCTTTAATGACACCATCGCCGACAATATCCGTTACGGCCGTGTCACAGCTGGGAATGatgaggtggaggctgctgcTCAGGCTGCAGGCATCCATGATGCCATTATGGCTTTCCCTGAAG GGTACAGGACACAGGTGGGCGAGCGGGGACTGAAGCTGAGCGGCGGGGAGAAGCAGCGCGTCGCCATTGCCCGCACCATCCTCAAGGCTCCGGACATCATTCTGCTGGATGAG GCAACGTCAGCGCTGGATACATCTAATGAGAGGGCCATCCAGGCTTCTCTGGCCAAAGTCTGTGCCAACCGCACCACCATCGTAGTGGCACACAG GCTCTCAACTGTGGTCAATGCTGACCAGATCCTCGTCATCAAGGATGGCTGCATCGTGGAGAGGGGACG GCATGAGGCTCTGTTGTCCCGAGGTGGGGTGTATGCTGACATgtggcagctgcagcagcagggACAGGAAGAAACCTCTGAAGACACTAAGCCTCAGACCATGGAACGGTGA
- the ABCB6 gene encoding ATP-binding cassette sub-family B member 6 isoform X3, with the protein MVTVGNYCEAEGPVGPAWTQDGLSPCFFFTLVPSTRMALGTLALVLALPCRRRERPAGADSLSWGAGPRISPYVLQLLLATLQAALPLAGLAGRVGTARGAPLPSYLLLASVLESLAGACGLWLLVVERSQARQRLAMGIWIKFRHSPGLLLLWTVAFAAENLALVSWNSPQWWWARADLGQQVQFSLWVLRYVVSGGLFVLGLWAPGLRPQSYTLQVHEEDQDVERSQVRSAAQQSTWRDFGRKLRLLSGYLWPRGSPALQLVVLICLGLMGLERALNVLVPIFYRNIVNLLTEKAPWNSLAWTVTSYVFLKFLQGGGTGSTALTIVVTEWRTKFRRAMNTQENATRARAVDSLLNFETVKYYNAESYEVERYREAIIKYQGLEWKSSASLVLLNQTQNLVIGLGLLAGSLLCAYFVSEQKLQVGDYVLFGTYIIQLYMPLNWFGTYYRMIQTNFIDMENMFDLLKEETEVKDLPGAGPLRFQKGRIEFENVHFSYADGRETLQDVSFTVMPGQTLALVGPSGAGKSTILRLLFRFYDISSGCIRIDGQDISQVTQASLRSHIGVVPQDTVLFNDTIADNIRYGRVTAGNDEVEAAAQAAGIHDAIMAFPEGYRTQVGERGLKLSGGEKQRVAIARTILKAPDIILLDEATSALDTSNERAIQASLAKVCANRTTIVVAHRLSTVVNADQILVIKDGCIVERGRHEALLSRGGVYADMWQLQQQGQEETSEDTKPQTMER; encoded by the exons ATGGTGACTGTGGGCAACTACTGCGAGGCCGAAGGGCCCGTGGGTCCGGCCTGGACGCAGGATGGCCTGAGTCCCTGCTTCTTCTTCACGCTCGTGCCCTCGACGCGGATGGCGCTAGGGACTCTGGCCTTGGTGCTGGCTCTTCCCTGCAGACGCCGGGAGCGGCCCGCTGGTGCTGATTCGCTGTCTTGGGGGGCCGGCCCTCGCATCTCTCCCTACGTGCTGCAGCTGCTTCTGGCCACACTTCAGGCGGCGCTGCCCCTGGCCGGCCTGGCTGGCCGGGTGGGCACTGCCCGGGGGGCCCCACTGCCAAGCTACCTACTTCTGGCCTCCGTGCTGGAGAGTCTGGCCGGCGCCTGTGGCCTGTGGCTGCTTGTCGTGGAGCGGAGCCAGGCACGGCAGCGTCTGGCAATGGGCATCTGGATCAAGTTCAGGCACAGCCCAGGTCTCCTGCTCCTCTGGACTGTGGCGTTTGCAGCTGAGAACTTGGCCCTGGTGTCTTGGAACAGCCCACAGTGGTGGTGGGCAAGGGCAGACTTGGGCCAGCAG GTTCAGTTTAGCCTGTGGGTGCTGCGGTATGTGGTCTCTGGAGGGCTGTTTGTCCTGGGTCTCTGGGCCCCTGGACTTCGTCCCCAGTCCTATACATTGCAGGTTCATGAAGAGGACCAAGATGTGGAAAGGAGCCAG GTTCGGTCAGCAGCCCAACAGTCTACCTGGCGAGATTTTGGCaggaagctccgcctcctgagtggCTACCTGTGGCCTCGAGGGAGTCCAGCTCTGCAGCTGGTGGTGCTCATCTGCCTGGGGCTCATGGGTTTGGAACGGGCACTCAACGTGTTGGTGCCTATATTCTATAGGAACATTG TGAACTTGCTGACTGAGAAGGCACCTTGGAACTCTCTGGCCTGGACTGTTACCAGTTACGTCTTCCTCAAGTTCCTCCAGGGGGGTGGCACTGGCAGTACAG CCCTGACCATTGTGGTCACTGAGTGGAGAACCAAGTTTCGTCGTGCTATGAACACACAGGAGAACGCTACCCGGGCACGAGCAGTGGACTCTCTGCTAAACTTCGAGACG GTGAAGTATTACAACGCCGAGAGTTATGAAGTGGAACGCTATCGAGAGGCCATCATCAAATATCAG GGTTTGGAGTGGAAGTCGAGCGCTTCACTGGTTTTACTAAATCAGACCCAGAACCTGGTGATTGGGCTCGGGCTCCTCGCCGGCTCCCTGCTTTGCGCATACTTTGTCAGTGAGCAGAAGCTACAG GTTGGGGACTATGTGCTCTTTGGCACCTACATTATCCAGCTGTACATGCCCCTCAATTGGTTTGGCACCTACTACAG GATGATCCAGACCAACTTCATTGACATGGAGAACATGTTTGACTTGCTGAAAGAGGAGACAGAA GTGAAGGACCTTCCTGGAGCAGGGCCCCTTCGCTTTCAGAAGGGCCGAATTGAGTTTGAGAACGTGCACTTCAGCTACGCCGATGG GCGGGAGACTCTGCAGGACGTGTCTTTCACTGTGATGCCTGGACAGACACTTGCCCTG GTGGGCCCATCTGGGGCAGGGAAGAGCACAATTTTGCGCCTGCTGTTTCGCTTCTACGACATCAGCTCTGGCTGCATCCGAATAGATGGGCAGGACATTTCACAG GTGACCCAGGCCTCTCTCCGGTCTCACATTGGAGTTGTGCCCCAAGACACTGTCCTCTTTAATGACACCATCGCCGACAATATCCGTTACGGCCGTGTCACAGCTGGGAATGatgaggtggaggctgctgcTCAGGCTGCAGGCATCCATGATGCCATTATGGCTTTCCCTGAAG GGTACAGGACACAGGTGGGCGAGCGGGGACTGAAGCTGAGCGGCGGGGAGAAGCAGCGCGTCGCCATTGCCCGCACCATCCTCAAGGCTCCGGACATCATTCTGCTGGATGAG GCAACGTCAGCGCTGGATACATCTAATGAGAGGGCCATCCAGGCTTCTCTGGCCAAAGTCTGTGCCAACCGCACCACCATCGTAGTGGCACACAG GCTCTCAACTGTGGTCAATGCTGACCAGATCCTCGTCATCAAGGATGGCTGCATCGTGGAGAGGGGACG GCATGAGGCTCTGTTGTCCCGAGGTGGGGTGTATGCTGACATgtggcagctgcagcagcagggACAGGAAGAAACCTCTGAAGACACTAAGCCTCAGACCATGGAACGGTGA
- the ABCB6 gene encoding ATP-binding cassette sub-family B member 6 isoform X2: protein MVTVGNYCEAEGPVGPAWTQDGLSPCFFFTLVPSTRMALGTLALVLALPCRRRERPAGADSLSWGAGPRISPYVLQLLLATLQAALPLAGLAGRVGTARGAPLPSYLLLASVLESLAGACGLWLLVVERSQARQRLAMGIWIKFRHSPGLLLLWTVAFAAENLALVSWNSPQWWWARADLGQQVRSAAQQSTWRDFGRKLRLLSGYLWPRGSPALQLVVLICLGLMGLERALNVLVPIFYRNIVNLLTEKAPWNSLAWTVTSYVFLKFLQGGGTGSTGFVSNLRTFLWIRVQQFTSRRVELLIFSHLHELSLRWHLGRRTGEVLRIADRGTSSVTGLLSYLVFNVIPTLADIIIGIIYFSMFFNAWFGLIVFLCMSLYLTLTIVVTEWRTKFRRAMNTQENATRARAVDSLLNFETVKYYNAESYEVERYREAIIKYQGLEWKSSASLVLLNQTQNLVIGLGLLAGSLLCAYFVSEQKLQVGDYVLFGTYIIQLYMPLNWFGTYYRMIQTNFIDMENMFDLLKEETEVKDLPGAGPLRFQKGRIEFENVHFSYADGRETLQDVSFTVMPGQTLALVGPSGAGKSTILRLLFRFYDISSGCIRIDGQDISQVTQASLRSHIGVVPQDTVLFNDTIADNIRYGRVTAGNDEVEAAAQAAGIHDAIMAFPEGYRTQVGERGLKLSGGEKQRVAIARTILKAPDIILLDEATSALDTSNERAIQASLAKVCANRTTIVVAHRLSTVVNADQILVIKDGCIVERGRHEALLSRGGVYADMWQLQQQGQEETSEDTKPQTMER, encoded by the exons ATGGTGACTGTGGGCAACTACTGCGAGGCCGAAGGGCCCGTGGGTCCGGCCTGGACGCAGGATGGCCTGAGTCCCTGCTTCTTCTTCACGCTCGTGCCCTCGACGCGGATGGCGCTAGGGACTCTGGCCTTGGTGCTGGCTCTTCCCTGCAGACGCCGGGAGCGGCCCGCTGGTGCTGATTCGCTGTCTTGGGGGGCCGGCCCTCGCATCTCTCCCTACGTGCTGCAGCTGCTTCTGGCCACACTTCAGGCGGCGCTGCCCCTGGCCGGCCTGGCTGGCCGGGTGGGCACTGCCCGGGGGGCCCCACTGCCAAGCTACCTACTTCTGGCCTCCGTGCTGGAGAGTCTGGCCGGCGCCTGTGGCCTGTGGCTGCTTGTCGTGGAGCGGAGCCAGGCACGGCAGCGTCTGGCAATGGGCATCTGGATCAAGTTCAGGCACAGCCCAGGTCTCCTGCTCCTCTGGACTGTGGCGTTTGCAGCTGAGAACTTGGCCCTGGTGTCTTGGAACAGCCCACAGTGGTGGTGGGCAAGGGCAGACTTGGGCCAGCAG GTTCGGTCAGCAGCCCAACAGTCTACCTGGCGAGATTTTGGCaggaagctccgcctcctgagtggCTACCTGTGGCCTCGAGGGAGTCCAGCTCTGCAGCTGGTGGTGCTCATCTGCCTGGGGCTCATGGGTTTGGAACGGGCACTCAACGTGTTGGTGCCTATATTCTATAGGAACATTG TGAACTTGCTGACTGAGAAGGCACCTTGGAACTCTCTGGCCTGGACTGTTACCAGTTACGTCTTCCTCAAGTTCCTCCAGGGGGGTGGCACTGGCAGTACAG GCTTCGTGAGCAACCTGCGCACCTTCCTGTGGATCCGGGTGCAGCAGTTCACGTCTCGGCGGGTGGAGCTGCTCATCTTCTCCCACCTGCACGAGCTCTCACTGCGCTGGCACCTGGGGCGCCGCACAGGGGAGGTGCTGCGGATCGCGGATCGGGGCACATCCAGTGTCACAGGGCTGCTCAG CTACCTGGTGTTCAATGTCATCCCCACGCTGGCCGACATCATCATTGGCATCATCTACTTCAGCATGTTCTTCAACGCCTGGTTTGGCCTCATTGTGTTCCTGTGCATGAGTCTTTACCTCA CCCTGACCATTGTGGTCACTGAGTGGAGAACCAAGTTTCGTCGTGCTATGAACACACAGGAGAACGCTACCCGGGCACGAGCAGTGGACTCTCTGCTAAACTTCGAGACG GTGAAGTATTACAACGCCGAGAGTTATGAAGTGGAACGCTATCGAGAGGCCATCATCAAATATCAG GGTTTGGAGTGGAAGTCGAGCGCTTCACTGGTTTTACTAAATCAGACCCAGAACCTGGTGATTGGGCTCGGGCTCCTCGCCGGCTCCCTGCTTTGCGCATACTTTGTCAGTGAGCAGAAGCTACAG GTTGGGGACTATGTGCTCTTTGGCACCTACATTATCCAGCTGTACATGCCCCTCAATTGGTTTGGCACCTACTACAG GATGATCCAGACCAACTTCATTGACATGGAGAACATGTTTGACTTGCTGAAAGAGGAGACAGAA GTGAAGGACCTTCCTGGAGCAGGGCCCCTTCGCTTTCAGAAGGGCCGAATTGAGTTTGAGAACGTGCACTTCAGCTACGCCGATGG GCGGGAGACTCTGCAGGACGTGTCTTTCACTGTGATGCCTGGACAGACACTTGCCCTG GTGGGCCCATCTGGGGCAGGGAAGAGCACAATTTTGCGCCTGCTGTTTCGCTTCTACGACATCAGCTCTGGCTGCATCCGAATAGATGGGCAGGACATTTCACAG GTGACCCAGGCCTCTCTCCGGTCTCACATTGGAGTTGTGCCCCAAGACACTGTCCTCTTTAATGACACCATCGCCGACAATATCCGTTACGGCCGTGTCACAGCTGGGAATGatgaggtggaggctgctgcTCAGGCTGCAGGCATCCATGATGCCATTATGGCTTTCCCTGAAG GGTACAGGACACAGGTGGGCGAGCGGGGACTGAAGCTGAGCGGCGGGGAGAAGCAGCGCGTCGCCATTGCCCGCACCATCCTCAAGGCTCCGGACATCATTCTGCTGGATGAG GCAACGTCAGCGCTGGATACATCTAATGAGAGGGCCATCCAGGCTTCTCTGGCCAAAGTCTGTGCCAACCGCACCACCATCGTAGTGGCACACAG GCTCTCAACTGTGGTCAATGCTGACCAGATCCTCGTCATCAAGGATGGCTGCATCGTGGAGAGGGGACG GCATGAGGCTCTGTTGTCCCGAGGTGGGGTGTATGCTGACATgtggcagctgcagcagcagggACAGGAAGAAACCTCTGAAGACACTAAGCCTCAGACCATGGAACGGTGA
- the ABCB6 gene encoding ATP-binding cassette sub-family B member 6 isoform X4, translating into MVTVGNYCEAEGPVGPAWTQDGLSPCFFFTLVPSTRMALGTLALVLALPCRRRERPAGADSLSWGAGPRISPYVLQLLLATLQAALPLAGLAGRVGTARGAPLPSYLLLASVLESLAGACGLWLLVVERSQARQRLAMGIWIKFRHSPGLLLLWTVAFAAENLALVSWNSPQWWWARADLGQQVRSAAQQSTWRDFGRKLRLLSGYLWPRGSPALQLVVLICLGLMGLERALNVLVPIFYRNIVNLLTEKAPWNSLAWTVTSYVFLKFLQGGGTGSTALTIVVTEWRTKFRRAMNTQENATRARAVDSLLNFETVKYYNAESYEVERYREAIIKYQGLEWKSSASLVLLNQTQNLVIGLGLLAGSLLCAYFVSEQKLQVGDYVLFGTYIIQLYMPLNWFGTYYRMIQTNFIDMENMFDLLKEETEVKDLPGAGPLRFQKGRIEFENVHFSYADGRETLQDVSFTVMPGQTLALVGPSGAGKSTILRLLFRFYDISSGCIRIDGQDISQVTQASLRSHIGVVPQDTVLFNDTIADNIRYGRVTAGNDEVEAAAQAAGIHDAIMAFPEGYRTQVGERGLKLSGGEKQRVAIARTILKAPDIILLDEATSALDTSNERAIQASLAKVCANRTTIVVAHRLSTVVNADQILVIKDGCIVERGRHEALLSRGGVYADMWQLQQQGQEETSEDTKPQTMER; encoded by the exons ATGGTGACTGTGGGCAACTACTGCGAGGCCGAAGGGCCCGTGGGTCCGGCCTGGACGCAGGATGGCCTGAGTCCCTGCTTCTTCTTCACGCTCGTGCCCTCGACGCGGATGGCGCTAGGGACTCTGGCCTTGGTGCTGGCTCTTCCCTGCAGACGCCGGGAGCGGCCCGCTGGTGCTGATTCGCTGTCTTGGGGGGCCGGCCCTCGCATCTCTCCCTACGTGCTGCAGCTGCTTCTGGCCACACTTCAGGCGGCGCTGCCCCTGGCCGGCCTGGCTGGCCGGGTGGGCACTGCCCGGGGGGCCCCACTGCCAAGCTACCTACTTCTGGCCTCCGTGCTGGAGAGTCTGGCCGGCGCCTGTGGCCTGTGGCTGCTTGTCGTGGAGCGGAGCCAGGCACGGCAGCGTCTGGCAATGGGCATCTGGATCAAGTTCAGGCACAGCCCAGGTCTCCTGCTCCTCTGGACTGTGGCGTTTGCAGCTGAGAACTTGGCCCTGGTGTCTTGGAACAGCCCACAGTGGTGGTGGGCAAGGGCAGACTTGGGCCAGCAG GTTCGGTCAGCAGCCCAACAGTCTACCTGGCGAGATTTTGGCaggaagctccgcctcctgagtggCTACCTGTGGCCTCGAGGGAGTCCAGCTCTGCAGCTGGTGGTGCTCATCTGCCTGGGGCTCATGGGTTTGGAACGGGCACTCAACGTGTTGGTGCCTATATTCTATAGGAACATTG TGAACTTGCTGACTGAGAAGGCACCTTGGAACTCTCTGGCCTGGACTGTTACCAGTTACGTCTTCCTCAAGTTCCTCCAGGGGGGTGGCACTGGCAGTACAG CCCTGACCATTGTGGTCACTGAGTGGAGAACCAAGTTTCGTCGTGCTATGAACACACAGGAGAACGCTACCCGGGCACGAGCAGTGGACTCTCTGCTAAACTTCGAGACG GTGAAGTATTACAACGCCGAGAGTTATGAAGTGGAACGCTATCGAGAGGCCATCATCAAATATCAG GGTTTGGAGTGGAAGTCGAGCGCTTCACTGGTTTTACTAAATCAGACCCAGAACCTGGTGATTGGGCTCGGGCTCCTCGCCGGCTCCCTGCTTTGCGCATACTTTGTCAGTGAGCAGAAGCTACAG GTTGGGGACTATGTGCTCTTTGGCACCTACATTATCCAGCTGTACATGCCCCTCAATTGGTTTGGCACCTACTACAG GATGATCCAGACCAACTTCATTGACATGGAGAACATGTTTGACTTGCTGAAAGAGGAGACAGAA GTGAAGGACCTTCCTGGAGCAGGGCCCCTTCGCTTTCAGAAGGGCCGAATTGAGTTTGAGAACGTGCACTTCAGCTACGCCGATGG GCGGGAGACTCTGCAGGACGTGTCTTTCACTGTGATGCCTGGACAGACACTTGCCCTG GTGGGCCCATCTGGGGCAGGGAAGAGCACAATTTTGCGCCTGCTGTTTCGCTTCTACGACATCAGCTCTGGCTGCATCCGAATAGATGGGCAGGACATTTCACAG GTGACCCAGGCCTCTCTCCGGTCTCACATTGGAGTTGTGCCCCAAGACACTGTCCTCTTTAATGACACCATCGCCGACAATATCCGTTACGGCCGTGTCACAGCTGGGAATGatgaggtggaggctgctgcTCAGGCTGCAGGCATCCATGATGCCATTATGGCTTTCCCTGAAG GGTACAGGACACAGGTGGGCGAGCGGGGACTGAAGCTGAGCGGCGGGGAGAAGCAGCGCGTCGCCATTGCCCGCACCATCCTCAAGGCTCCGGACATCATTCTGCTGGATGAG GCAACGTCAGCGCTGGATACATCTAATGAGAGGGCCATCCAGGCTTCTCTGGCCAAAGTCTGTGCCAACCGCACCACCATCGTAGTGGCACACAG GCTCTCAACTGTGGTCAATGCTGACCAGATCCTCGTCATCAAGGATGGCTGCATCGTGGAGAGGGGACG GCATGAGGCTCTGTTGTCCCGAGGTGGGGTGTATGCTGACATgtggcagctgcagcagcagggACAGGAAGAAACCTCTGAAGACACTAAGCCTCAGACCATGGAACGGTGA